The Solanum lycopersicum chromosome 6, SLM_r2.1 genome has a window encoding:
- the LOC101258158 gene encoding probable LRR receptor-like serine/threonine-protein kinase At3g47570 isoform X4 has protein sequence MNTVFITLYRHTSSLANISTDEAALLALKFSSSPVCSWIGITCSSRHHRVTALNISSMQLRGEIPSFISNITKMEVLSMQKNFLQGEIPRELGDLCYLTILDLQFNELSGSIPVSIFNITTMKNIGLTYNNLTDQLPTTICDHLPNLEGLYLSKNYLGGVIPPNIEKCRKLQVLSLNYNEFTGTVPRELANLTALTILYIGSLHLEGEIPVELGNLKKLQALGLSDSRFSGSVPANIFNMSSLLVLDIAHNKLSGTLPSDLGCAMPNIEVLICGGNNFSGFISPAISNSSRLRILELSGNSFTGPIPESLGNLMYLEVLSLWGSNFVSDSTLSFLTSLTKCRKLRSLWFYGNPLDGVLPASVGNFSNSLKNFAGNGCKLKGTIPREIGNLTGVISIALQYNELTGHIPNTVQGMLSLQELYLQRNKIEGRIPDVMCGLNNLGALDLSRNQFSGSVPPCLGSVTSLRTLYLAYNRLNSRLPASLGGLRDLIELNISSNLLSGEIPFEIGNLKAATLIDLSKNDFSGKIPSTLGGLDNLINLSLAHNRLEGSIPDSFGKMLALEFLDLCDNNLSGEIPKSLEALVYLKYMNFSFNKLSGEIPIGGPFANITSQSFLFNDALCGDSRFNVKPCPTKSTKKSRRKQVLTGLYILLGIGSLFTLSVGFVVLRLRNTKKNASQKDEFLVKGHERMSYYELEQATEGFNEANLLGNGSFSRVYKGILKDGIIFAAKVFNVQLEGAFKSFDTECEMLRNLRHRNLTKVITSCSNLDFKALVLEYMPNGTLDKWLYSHNLFLNLLQRLDIMIDVASAIDYLHNGYSTPVVHCDLKPSNVLLDEEMVGHVSDFGIAKMLGAGEAFVQTRTIATIDLCINIQLVRYTSIS, from the exons ATGAATACAG TTTTCATTACGCTTTATCGCCATACTTCTTCACTTGCTAATATTTCCACCGATGAAGCCGCTCTTCTTGCACTGAAATTTTCTTCCAGCCCGGTTTGCAGCTGGATTGGAATCACTTGTAGCTCCCGCCACCACCGAGTCACCGCTTTAAACATATCTAGCATGCAACTTCGTG GAGAAATTCCTTCTTTCATTTCCAACATAACAAAGATGGAAGTGTTGAGTATGCAAAAGAATTTTCTACAAGGAGAGATCCCTCGAGAACTCGGTGATCTTTGCTACCTGACAATTTTAGATCTGCAATTTAATGAACTTAGTGGCTCTATACCAGTATCAATCTTCAACATTACAACTATGAAAAACATTGGTCTTACCTATAACAATCTCACTGATCAGCTTCCAACAACTATATGCGACCATCTTCCAAATTTGGAAGGGCTTTACCTCTCAAAAAACTACCTCGGGGGTGTTATTCCACCAAACATAGAAAAATGCAGAAAACTTCAAGTCTTGTCATTGAATTACAATGAGTTTACTGGAACTGTACCAAGAGAGCTAGCCAACTTAACAGCTCTTACAATATTATATATCGGAAGTCTTCATTTGGAAG GAGAGATACCAGTGGAGCTCGGTAATCTGAAGAAACTACAAGCACTAGGATTATCAGATAGTCGATTTAGTGGTTCTGTCCCTGCAAATATTTTCAACATGTCATCACTGCTGGTCCTAGATATTGCACATAACAAACTTTCAGGTACTCTACCATCAGATTTAGGTTGTGCAATGCCCAATATAGAAGTACTCATCTGCGGAGGAAATAATTTTAGTGGTTTTATCTCTCCTGCTATCTCAAATTCTTCAAGACTCAGAATACTTGAGCTCTCAGGCAATAGTTTCACAGGTCCGATTCCAGAATCACTTGGTAACTTAATGTACCTTGAGGTTCTGAGCTTGTGGGGAAGTAACTTTGTTAGTGATTCAACATTGAGCTTCCTCACATCATTGACAAAGTGTAGGAAGCTAAGATCACTCTGGTTTTATGGAAATCCATTGGATGGTGTCTTACCTGCATCAGTTGGTAATTTCTCAAACTCACTGAAAAATTTTGCAGGAAATGGTTGTAAATTAAAGGGCACCATTCCTCGAGAAATTGGTAATCTTACAGGAGTGATAAGCATAGCTCTGCAATACAACGAATTGACGGGACATATTCCAAATACTGTCCAAGGAATGTTGAGCCTTCAAGAACTTTACCTACAAAGAAACAAGATAGAAGGACGCATACCAGATGTTATGTGCGGTTTAAACAATCTTGGTGCATTAGACTTGTCAAGAAATCAGTTTTCTGGCTCAGTGCCACCATGCTTAGGGAGTGTTACTAGTTTGAGGACACTTTATCTAGCTTATAATAGGCTTAATTCAAGATTACCTGCAAGCTTGGGGGGGCTTCGTGATCTCATAgaattaaatatttcatcaaatttattGAGTGGGGAAATTCCCTTCGAGATTGGAAACTTGAAGGCTGCAACACTCATTGATCtgtcaaaaaatgatttttctggTAAAATTCCTAGCACGCTAGGGGGTCTAGATAACTTGATTAATCTTTCTTTGGCACATAATAGATTAGAGGGGTCTATTCCAGATTCATTTGGCAAAATGTTAGCATTAGAATTCTTGGATTTGTGCGATAACAATCTTAGTGGTGAAATTCCAAAGTCATTAGAAGCTCTTGTGTATCTCAAATACATGAATTTCTCATTCAATAAGCTCAGTGGAGAAATTCCTATTGGAGGTCCTTTTGCAAACATCACTAGCCAGTCCTTCCTATTCAATGATGCACTTTGTGGTGACTCTCGATTTAATGTAAAACCATGCCCAACCAAATCTACAAAGAAGTCAAGAAGAAAGCAAGTGCTTACAGGTTTATATATTCTATTAGGGATTGGATCACTCTTCACGTTGTCTGTTGGATTTGTGGTGTTAAGATTGAGAAACACAAAGAAGAATGCAAGTCAAAAAGATGAGTTTCTCGTAAAAGGGCATgaaagaatgtcatattatgaACTTGAGCAGGCAACTGAAGGATTCAACGAAGCCAACTTGCTTGGTAATGGGAGTTTCAGCAGGGTTTATAAAGGGATACTTAAGGATGGTATCATTTTTGCAGCAAAGGTATTCAATGTGCAATTGGAGGGTGCATTCAAAAGTTTTGACACGGAATGTGAGATGCTCCGCAACCTTCGCCACAGAAATCTGACCAAAGTCATCACCAGCTGCTCCAATCTTGATTTCAAGGCCCTAGTGTTGGAATACATGCCCAACGGGACACTTGACAAATGGTTATACTCTCACAACTTGTTCCTGAACTTATTGCAGAGATTGGATATAATGATAGATGTTGCATCTGCAATAGATTATCTCCACAATGGCTATTCAACGCCTGTGGTGCATTGTGACTTGAAGCCAAGCAATGTCTTGCTCGATGAAGAAATGGTTGGTCATGTAAGTGATTTTGGCATTGCAAAAATGTTAGGTGCAGGGGAGGCTTTTGTCCAAACAAGGACAATTGCAACTATTGATTTATGTATAAACATTCAATTAGTTAGGTACACTTCAATTAGTTAG
- the LOC101258158 gene encoding probable LRR receptor-like serine/threonine-protein kinase At3g47570 isoform X1 has translation MGRTCNLLFSLAVFITLYRHTSSLANISTDEAALLALKFSSSPVCSWIGITCSSRHHRVTALNISSMQLRGTISPCLGNLSFLVSLNISYNALYGDLPVELARLQRLKFISVTNNNFTGAILSSLSLLPNLRVAYLSMNQFSGEIPSFISNITKMEVLSMQKNFLQGEIPRELGDLCYLTILDLQFNELSGSIPVSIFNITTMKNIGLTYNNLTDQLPTTICDHLPNLEGLYLSKNYLGGVIPPNIEKCRKLQVLSLNYNEFTGTVPRELANLTALTILYIGSLHLEGEIPVELGNLKKLQALGLSDSRFSGSVPANIFNMSSLLVLDIAHNKLSGTLPSDLGCAMPNIEVLICGGNNFSGFISPAISNSSRLRILELSGNSFTGPIPESLGNLMYLEVLSLWGSNFVSDSTLSFLTSLTKCRKLRSLWFYGNPLDGVLPASVGNFSNSLKNFAGNGCKLKGTIPREIGNLTGVISIALQYNELTGHIPNTVQGMLSLQELYLQRNKIEGRIPDVMCGLNNLGALDLSRNQFSGSVPPCLGSVTSLRTLYLAYNRLNSRLPASLGGLRDLIELNISSNLLSGEIPFEIGNLKAATLIDLSKNDFSGKIPSTLGGLDNLINLSLAHNRLEGSIPDSFGKMLALEFLDLCDNNLSGEIPKSLEALVYLKYMNFSFNKLSGEIPIGGPFANITSQSFLFNDALCGDSRFNVKPCPTKSTKKSRRKQVLTGLYILLGIGSLFTLSVGFVVLRLRNTKKNASQKDEFLVKGHERMSYYELEQATEGFNEANLLGNGSFSRVYKGILKDGIIFAAKVFNVQLEGAFKSFDTECEMLRNLRHRNLTKVITSCSNLDFKALVLEYMPNGTLDKWLYSHNLFLNLLQRLDIMIDVASAIDYLHNGYSTPVVHCDLKPSNVLLDEEMVGHVSDFGIAKMLGAGEAFVQTRTIATIDLCINIQLVRYTSIS, from the exons ATGGGAAGAACTTGCAATCTTCTGTTTTCTCTTGCAGTTTTCATTACGCTTTATCGCCATACTTCTTCACTTGCTAATATTTCCACCGATGAAGCCGCTCTTCTTGCACTGAAATTTTCTTCCAGCCCGGTTTGCAGCTGGATTGGAATCACTTGTAGCTCCCGCCACCACCGAGTCACCGCTTTAAACATATCTAGCATGCAACTTCGTGGTACCATTTCTCCATGCCTTGGAAATCTCTCATTTCTTGTTTCCCTCAACATAAGTTACAATGCTCTCTATGGAGATCTACCAGTAGAGCTGGCTCGTTTGCAGAGGCTGAAATTTATAAGTGTCACAAATAATAACTTCACTGGAGCcattttatcatctttaagttTGTTACCGAATCTACGGGTTGCTTACCTTTCGATGAATCAATTTTCAGGAGAAATTCCTTCTTTCATTTCCAACATAACAAAGATGGAAGTGTTGAGTATGCAAAAGAATTTTCTACAAGGAGAGATCCCTCGAGAACTCGGTGATCTTTGCTACCTGACAATTTTAGATCTGCAATTTAATGAACTTAGTGGCTCTATACCAGTATCAATCTTCAACATTACAACTATGAAAAACATTGGTCTTACCTATAACAATCTCACTGATCAGCTTCCAACAACTATATGCGACCATCTTCCAAATTTGGAAGGGCTTTACCTCTCAAAAAACTACCTCGGGGGTGTTATTCCACCAAACATAGAAAAATGCAGAAAACTTCAAGTCTTGTCATTGAATTACAATGAGTTTACTGGAACTGTACCAAGAGAGCTAGCCAACTTAACAGCTCTTACAATATTATATATCGGAAGTCTTCATTTGGAAG GAGAGATACCAGTGGAGCTCGGTAATCTGAAGAAACTACAAGCACTAGGATTATCAGATAGTCGATTTAGTGGTTCTGTCCCTGCAAATATTTTCAACATGTCATCACTGCTGGTCCTAGATATTGCACATAACAAACTTTCAGGTACTCTACCATCAGATTTAGGTTGTGCAATGCCCAATATAGAAGTACTCATCTGCGGAGGAAATAATTTTAGTGGTTTTATCTCTCCTGCTATCTCAAATTCTTCAAGACTCAGAATACTTGAGCTCTCAGGCAATAGTTTCACAGGTCCGATTCCAGAATCACTTGGTAACTTAATGTACCTTGAGGTTCTGAGCTTGTGGGGAAGTAACTTTGTTAGTGATTCAACATTGAGCTTCCTCACATCATTGACAAAGTGTAGGAAGCTAAGATCACTCTGGTTTTATGGAAATCCATTGGATGGTGTCTTACCTGCATCAGTTGGTAATTTCTCAAACTCACTGAAAAATTTTGCAGGAAATGGTTGTAAATTAAAGGGCACCATTCCTCGAGAAATTGGTAATCTTACAGGAGTGATAAGCATAGCTCTGCAATACAACGAATTGACGGGACATATTCCAAATACTGTCCAAGGAATGTTGAGCCTTCAAGAACTTTACCTACAAAGAAACAAGATAGAAGGACGCATACCAGATGTTATGTGCGGTTTAAACAATCTTGGTGCATTAGACTTGTCAAGAAATCAGTTTTCTGGCTCAGTGCCACCATGCTTAGGGAGTGTTACTAGTTTGAGGACACTTTATCTAGCTTATAATAGGCTTAATTCAAGATTACCTGCAAGCTTGGGGGGGCTTCGTGATCTCATAgaattaaatatttcatcaaatttattGAGTGGGGAAATTCCCTTCGAGATTGGAAACTTGAAGGCTGCAACACTCATTGATCtgtcaaaaaatgatttttctggTAAAATTCCTAGCACGCTAGGGGGTCTAGATAACTTGATTAATCTTTCTTTGGCACATAATAGATTAGAGGGGTCTATTCCAGATTCATTTGGCAAAATGTTAGCATTAGAATTCTTGGATTTGTGCGATAACAATCTTAGTGGTGAAATTCCAAAGTCATTAGAAGCTCTTGTGTATCTCAAATACATGAATTTCTCATTCAATAAGCTCAGTGGAGAAATTCCTATTGGAGGTCCTTTTGCAAACATCACTAGCCAGTCCTTCCTATTCAATGATGCACTTTGTGGTGACTCTCGATTTAATGTAAAACCATGCCCAACCAAATCTACAAAGAAGTCAAGAAGAAAGCAAGTGCTTACAGGTTTATATATTCTATTAGGGATTGGATCACTCTTCACGTTGTCTGTTGGATTTGTGGTGTTAAGATTGAGAAACACAAAGAAGAATGCAAGTCAAAAAGATGAGTTTCTCGTAAAAGGGCATgaaagaatgtcatattatgaACTTGAGCAGGCAACTGAAGGATTCAACGAAGCCAACTTGCTTGGTAATGGGAGTTTCAGCAGGGTTTATAAAGGGATACTTAAGGATGGTATCATTTTTGCAGCAAAGGTATTCAATGTGCAATTGGAGGGTGCATTCAAAAGTTTTGACACGGAATGTGAGATGCTCCGCAACCTTCGCCACAGAAATCTGACCAAAGTCATCACCAGCTGCTCCAATCTTGATTTCAAGGCCCTAGTGTTGGAATACATGCCCAACGGGACACTTGACAAATGGTTATACTCTCACAACTTGTTCCTGAACTTATTGCAGAGATTGGATATAATGATAGATGTTGCATCTGCAATAGATTATCTCCACAATGGCTATTCAACGCCTGTGGTGCATTGTGACTTGAAGCCAAGCAATGTCTTGCTCGATGAAGAAATGGTTGGTCATGTAAGTGATTTTGGCATTGCAAAAATGTTAGGTGCAGGGGAGGCTTTTGTCCAAACAAGGACAATTGCAACTATTGATTTATGTATAAACATTCAATTAGTTAGGTACACTTCAATTAGTTAG
- the LOC101258158 gene encoding probable LRR receptor-like serine/threonine-protein kinase At3g47570 isoform X2, translating into MNTVFITLYRHTSSLANISTDEAALLALKFSSSPVCSWIGITCSSRHHRVTALNISSMQLRGTISPCLGNLSFLVSLNISYNALYGDLPVELARLQRLKFISVTNNNFTGAILSSLSLLPNLRVAYLSMNQFSGEIPSFISNITKMEVLSMQKNFLQGEIPRELGDLCYLTILDLQFNELSGSIPVSIFNITTMKNIGLTYNNLTDQLPTTICDHLPNLEGLYLSKNYLGGVIPPNIEKCRKLQVLSLNYNEFTGTVPRELANLTALTILYIGSLHLEGEIPVELGNLKKLQALGLSDSRFSGSVPANIFNMSSLLVLDIAHNKLSGTLPSDLGCAMPNIEVLICGGNNFSGFISPAISNSSRLRILELSGNSFTGPIPESLGNLMYLEVLSLWGSNFVSDSTLSFLTSLTKCRKLRSLWFYGNPLDGVLPASVGNFSNSLKNFAGNGCKLKGTIPREIGNLTGVISIALQYNELTGHIPNTVQGMLSLQELYLQRNKIEGRIPDVMCGLNNLGALDLSRNQFSGSVPPCLGSVTSLRTLYLAYNRLNSRLPASLGGLRDLIELNISSNLLSGEIPFEIGNLKAATLIDLSKNDFSGKIPSTLGGLDNLINLSLAHNRLEGSIPDSFGKMLALEFLDLCDNNLSGEIPKSLEALVYLKYMNFSFNKLSGEIPIGGPFANITSQSFLFNDALCGDSRFNVKPCPTKSTKKSRRKQVLTGLYILLGIGSLFTLSVGFVVLRLRNTKKNASQKDEFLVKGHERMSYYELEQATEGFNEANLLGNGSFSRVYKGILKDGIIFAAKVFNVQLEGAFKSFDTECEMLRNLRHRNLTKVITSCSNLDFKALVLEYMPNGTLDKWLYSHNLFLNLLQRLDIMIDVASAIDYLHNGYSTPVVHCDLKPSNVLLDEEMVGHVSDFGIAKMLGAGEAFVQTRTIATIDLCINIQLVRYTSIS; encoded by the exons ATGAATACAG TTTTCATTACGCTTTATCGCCATACTTCTTCACTTGCTAATATTTCCACCGATGAAGCCGCTCTTCTTGCACTGAAATTTTCTTCCAGCCCGGTTTGCAGCTGGATTGGAATCACTTGTAGCTCCCGCCACCACCGAGTCACCGCTTTAAACATATCTAGCATGCAACTTCGTGGTACCATTTCTCCATGCCTTGGAAATCTCTCATTTCTTGTTTCCCTCAACATAAGTTACAATGCTCTCTATGGAGATCTACCAGTAGAGCTGGCTCGTTTGCAGAGGCTGAAATTTATAAGTGTCACAAATAATAACTTCACTGGAGCcattttatcatctttaagttTGTTACCGAATCTACGGGTTGCTTACCTTTCGATGAATCAATTTTCAGGAGAAATTCCTTCTTTCATTTCCAACATAACAAAGATGGAAGTGTTGAGTATGCAAAAGAATTTTCTACAAGGAGAGATCCCTCGAGAACTCGGTGATCTTTGCTACCTGACAATTTTAGATCTGCAATTTAATGAACTTAGTGGCTCTATACCAGTATCAATCTTCAACATTACAACTATGAAAAACATTGGTCTTACCTATAACAATCTCACTGATCAGCTTCCAACAACTATATGCGACCATCTTCCAAATTTGGAAGGGCTTTACCTCTCAAAAAACTACCTCGGGGGTGTTATTCCACCAAACATAGAAAAATGCAGAAAACTTCAAGTCTTGTCATTGAATTACAATGAGTTTACTGGAACTGTACCAAGAGAGCTAGCCAACTTAACAGCTCTTACAATATTATATATCGGAAGTCTTCATTTGGAAG GAGAGATACCAGTGGAGCTCGGTAATCTGAAGAAACTACAAGCACTAGGATTATCAGATAGTCGATTTAGTGGTTCTGTCCCTGCAAATATTTTCAACATGTCATCACTGCTGGTCCTAGATATTGCACATAACAAACTTTCAGGTACTCTACCATCAGATTTAGGTTGTGCAATGCCCAATATAGAAGTACTCATCTGCGGAGGAAATAATTTTAGTGGTTTTATCTCTCCTGCTATCTCAAATTCTTCAAGACTCAGAATACTTGAGCTCTCAGGCAATAGTTTCACAGGTCCGATTCCAGAATCACTTGGTAACTTAATGTACCTTGAGGTTCTGAGCTTGTGGGGAAGTAACTTTGTTAGTGATTCAACATTGAGCTTCCTCACATCATTGACAAAGTGTAGGAAGCTAAGATCACTCTGGTTTTATGGAAATCCATTGGATGGTGTCTTACCTGCATCAGTTGGTAATTTCTCAAACTCACTGAAAAATTTTGCAGGAAATGGTTGTAAATTAAAGGGCACCATTCCTCGAGAAATTGGTAATCTTACAGGAGTGATAAGCATAGCTCTGCAATACAACGAATTGACGGGACATATTCCAAATACTGTCCAAGGAATGTTGAGCCTTCAAGAACTTTACCTACAAAGAAACAAGATAGAAGGACGCATACCAGATGTTATGTGCGGTTTAAACAATCTTGGTGCATTAGACTTGTCAAGAAATCAGTTTTCTGGCTCAGTGCCACCATGCTTAGGGAGTGTTACTAGTTTGAGGACACTTTATCTAGCTTATAATAGGCTTAATTCAAGATTACCTGCAAGCTTGGGGGGGCTTCGTGATCTCATAgaattaaatatttcatcaaatttattGAGTGGGGAAATTCCCTTCGAGATTGGAAACTTGAAGGCTGCAACACTCATTGATCtgtcaaaaaatgatttttctggTAAAATTCCTAGCACGCTAGGGGGTCTAGATAACTTGATTAATCTTTCTTTGGCACATAATAGATTAGAGGGGTCTATTCCAGATTCATTTGGCAAAATGTTAGCATTAGAATTCTTGGATTTGTGCGATAACAATCTTAGTGGTGAAATTCCAAAGTCATTAGAAGCTCTTGTGTATCTCAAATACATGAATTTCTCATTCAATAAGCTCAGTGGAGAAATTCCTATTGGAGGTCCTTTTGCAAACATCACTAGCCAGTCCTTCCTATTCAATGATGCACTTTGTGGTGACTCTCGATTTAATGTAAAACCATGCCCAACCAAATCTACAAAGAAGTCAAGAAGAAAGCAAGTGCTTACAGGTTTATATATTCTATTAGGGATTGGATCACTCTTCACGTTGTCTGTTGGATTTGTGGTGTTAAGATTGAGAAACACAAAGAAGAATGCAAGTCAAAAAGATGAGTTTCTCGTAAAAGGGCATgaaagaatgtcatattatgaACTTGAGCAGGCAACTGAAGGATTCAACGAAGCCAACTTGCTTGGTAATGGGAGTTTCAGCAGGGTTTATAAAGGGATACTTAAGGATGGTATCATTTTTGCAGCAAAGGTATTCAATGTGCAATTGGAGGGTGCATTCAAAAGTTTTGACACGGAATGTGAGATGCTCCGCAACCTTCGCCACAGAAATCTGACCAAAGTCATCACCAGCTGCTCCAATCTTGATTTCAAGGCCCTAGTGTTGGAATACATGCCCAACGGGACACTTGACAAATGGTTATACTCTCACAACTTGTTCCTGAACTTATTGCAGAGATTGGATATAATGATAGATGTTGCATCTGCAATAGATTATCTCCACAATGGCTATTCAACGCCTGTGGTGCATTGTGACTTGAAGCCAAGCAATGTCTTGCTCGATGAAGAAATGGTTGGTCATGTAAGTGATTTTGGCATTGCAAAAATGTTAGGTGCAGGGGAGGCTTTTGTCCAAACAAGGACAATTGCAACTATTGATTTATGTATAAACATTCAATTAGTTAGGTACACTTCAATTAGTTAG